From Apium graveolens cultivar Ventura chromosome 9, ASM990537v1, whole genome shotgun sequence, the proteins below share one genomic window:
- the LOC141687327 gene encoding pentatricopeptide repeat-containing protein At3g21470: MSNNRKPTCLSSENSKLHHASSNWSSTIKNFIAQGAPKQALKFYANVRNNHSVIIGVIPLLLKACTSLSMLYYGRVIHSESIKSGALFDVMVGTSLINMYGKCECILDARMVFDNMSDRNVVSWNAMIGGYMKNGDAESASRLFEEMPARTEVSWIEMVEGYARNGDMVGARELFDRVPLGVKNVVIWTVMVDGYASNGDMDAAREVFEAMPCRNFFVWSSMICGYLKKGDVLEAEIIFSWIPVRNLVHWNSLISGYAQNGCCRKALDAFMKMRVDGFEPDEVTLVSILSVCGQLGLLDKGKEVHELIRCQGIKHNQFIMNGLVDMYAKCGDITSARLLFEGMVQRNDACWNSMISGLAIHGQCKEAIEFFGRMEKSGEKPNSISFLSVLSACAHGGYVEEGLDFFSKLKIYDIAANIKHYGCLIDLLGRAGKLKEAYDLIKEMPVRPNDTVWGALLGACRIHSDMEMADRILEEVRSSDSDVCSSDDSHYVLLSNIYAASERWENAERMRIVISSEGILKTPGSSSIILEHP, encoded by the coding sequence ATGTCTAATAACAGAAAGCCTACATGTCTTTCttcagaaaattcaaaattacaCCATGCATCATCAAACTGGTCTTCCACAATTAAAAATTTCATAGCTCAAGGCGCACCCAAACAAGCCCTTAAGTTTTACGCCAATGTTCGAAATAACCATAGTGTTATCATAGGTGTAATCCCGTTACTTCTCAAAGCTTGCACTTCCCTTTCAATGCTTTATTATGGCAGAGTTATACATTCTGAATCAATAAAGAGTGGGGCATTATTTGATGTAATGGTGGGAACTTCGTTGATCAACATGTATGGAAAATGTGAGTGTATTTTGGATGCACGTATGGTGTTTGATAATATGTCTGATAGAAATGTTGTGTCGTGGAATGCAATGATTGGCGGCTATATGAAGAATGGTGATGCTGAGTCTGCTTCTAGGTTGTTTGAGGAAATGCCGGCTAGAACGGAGGTTTCTTGGATAGAAATGGTAGAGGGGTATGCGAGGAATGGGGATATGGTTGGTGCTAGGGAGTTGTTTGATCGGGTTCCGTTAGGGGTTAAGAATGTGGTGATTTGGACTGTTATGGTTGATGGCTATGCTAGTAATGGTGATATGGATGCTGCTAGGGAAGTATTTGAGGCAATGCCGTGTAGGAATTTTTTCGTTTGGTCGTCTATGATATGTGGATATTTGAAGAAGGGTGATGTGTTGGAGGCGGAGATCATTTTTAGTTGGATTCCTGTTCGAAATTTGGTACATTGGAACTCGTTAATTTCTGGATATGCGCAAAATGGTTGTTGTCGAAAAGCTTTGGATGCATTCATGAAAATGCGAGTTGATGGGTTTGAACCTGATGAAGTTACGTTGGTTAGTATTTTATCGGTTTGTGGTCAGTTGGGTTTGTTAGATAAGGGTAAGGAAGTACATGAATTAATAAGATGTCAAGGAATTAAACATAACCAATTTATTATGAACGGGTTAGTGGACATGTATGCAAAGTGTGGGGATATAACTAGTGCAAGATTGCTATTTGAAGGCATGGTACAAAGAAACGATGCATGTTGGAATTCAATGATATCAGGTTTGGCAATTCATGGACAATGCAAGGAGGCTATTGAGTTCTTTGGAAGAATGGAAAAATCTGGAGAGAAGCCCAATAGCATAAGCTTTCTCTCAGTTTTATCTGCCTGTGCACATGGGGGCTATGTGGAGGAAGGTTTAGATTTTTTTTCCAAGTTAAAGATATATGACATAGCAGCCAATATCAAGCACTATGGTTGTTTGATAGATCTTCTGGGTAGGGCGGGAAAATTGAAAGAGGCTTATGATTTAATCAAGGAGATGCCAGTGCGACCAAATGATACAGTTTGGGGAGCTCTACTAGGAGCATGCCGTATTCACTCAGACATGGAAATGGCAGATCGTATTCTGGAAGAGGTTCGCAGTTCAGATTCTGATGTATGCTCAAGTGATGATTCCCATTATGTGCTCTTGTCAAATATATATGCAGCTTCTGAAAGATGGGAGAATGCTGAAAGGATGAGGATAGTCATATCAAGTGAAGGAATTTTAAAGACGCCTGGAAGCAGTTCAATTATTCTTGAGCACCCTTAG